The following are encoded together in the Methanosarcina flavescens genome:
- the eif1A gene encoding translation initiation factor eIF-1A — protein MRKRKARAGGATPATQEVTRVRTPRKENHEVLATVGSLLGSKRVTLQCMDGIVRMGRIPGSKNKKMWIREGDVVIVAPWDIQDSKADVIWKYTRPQVEWLERKGYLK, from the coding sequence ATAAGAAAAAGAAAAGCAAGGGCCGGGGGCGCCACACCCGCCACGCAGGAAGTAACAAGGGTACGCACTCCGCGCAAAGAAAACCACGAAGTTCTGGCAACCGTAGGAAGCCTTTTAGGTTCAAAAAGAGTAACATTGCAGTGTATGGACGGTATAGTCCGGATGGGGCGGATTCCAGGATCCAAGAACAAGAAAATGTGGATCCGCGAGGGAGATGTAGTAATCGTCGCTCCCTGGGATATTCAGGATTCTAAAGCCGATGTTATCTGGAAATATACAAGGCCTCAGGTCGAATGGCTTGAAAGGAAAGGGTACCTCAAGTAA
- a CDS encoding CxxC-x17-CxxC domain-containing protein, giving the protein MVFNDRNSFRGRDSNRRGFGGPREMHNAICSDCGAETQVPFRPDPDRPVYCRECLPNHRRF; this is encoded by the coding sequence ATGGTTTTTAATGACAGAAATTCCTTCAGGGGAAGGGACAGCAACCGCAGAGGCTTCGGAGGTCCCAGGGAAATGCACAACGCAATCTGTTCGGATTGTGGCGCTGAAACTCAGGTACCATTCAGACCTGACCCTGACAGACCAGTCTATTGTAGAGAATGTCTTCCTAACCACAGGAGATTCTAA
- the eif1A gene encoding translation initiation factor eIF-1A, protein MRKKRVGSNKSVGAGDAPEVTRVRTPRKDRNEVLATVSGLLGSKRVTLQCMDGVVRMGRIPGSKKKRMWIREGDIVIANPWEIQDSKADVIWKYTRPQVEWLERKGYLK, encoded by the coding sequence ATGAGAAAGAAAAGAGTAGGATCAAATAAATCTGTAGGTGCAGGAGACGCTCCGGAAGTAACAAGGGTACGTACTCCCCGTAAGGACAGAAATGAAGTTCTTGCAACTGTATCAGGTTTACTTGGTTCAAAAAGGGTCACATTACAATGTATGGACGGAGTCGTCCGAATGGGCCGGATTCCCGGGTCCAAGAAAAAGAGAATGTGGATTCGCGAAGGCGATATAGTAATAGCGAACCCCTGGGAAATTCAGGATTCCAAAGCCGATGTTATCTGGAAATATACAAGGCCCCAGGTCGAATGGCTTGAAAGAAAAGGGTACCTTAAATGA